In Humulus lupulus chromosome 7, drHumLupu1.1, whole genome shotgun sequence, the following are encoded in one genomic region:
- the LOC133792502 gene encoding uncharacterized protein LOC133792502, with product MMEDMALSLCELNSEKWAISSSKDPLLLTHAVKQQLTGASLIAERSFREVGAVLVQLEESQAGRQALEAEKQKLTQQVEGMKGEAMEKISQARRTVEEEADKKYLV from the exons ATGATGGAAGACATGGccttgagcttgtgcgagctcaattctgagaaatgggccatcagtagcagtaaggacccgctgttgctgacacatgccgtaaagcagcaacttacTGGG gcctctcttatcgcggaacgctcgttccgggaggtgggtgcagttctggttcagctggaggagagccaggcgggtcgccaggccttggaggcggagaagcagaaactgacccaacaggtcgagggcATGAAGGGGGAGGCTATGGAGAAGATTagccaggcccggcgcacggtcGAGGAAGAGGCGgataagaaatatctt GTCTAG
- the LOC133789004 gene encoding UDP-N-acetylglucosamine transporter UGNT1-like — protein MSLKGSSSEKNLMLPISDPPRDEERERLVRGDEKLFRGSSMTRRGAYAAISYMSCAVLLVIFNKAALSSYSFPCANVITLFQMICSCCFLYALRRWRLISFTVGESLTAPDNGMTLVPLKTVRHTLPLSGAYLLYMLATMESVRGVNVPMYTTLRRTTVVFTMIMEYVLAGQRYTSPIVGSVGLIVLGAFIAGARDLSFDAYGYSIVFLSNITTAIYLATIARIGKSSGLNSFGLMWCNGIVCGPILLLWTFIQGDLKMTVNFPFLLSPGFMGVLFCSCILAFFLNYSIFLNTTLNSALTQTICGNLKDLFTIGLGWMIFGGLPFDLFNVIGQFLGFFGSGLYAYYKLIGK, from the exons atgtCTCTGAAGGGTTCAAGCTCCGAAAAGAATTTGATGCTGCCCATATCCGATCCTCCCAGGGACGAAGAGAGGGAAAGACTCGTCCGAGGCGATGAGAAACTCTTTAGAGGATCATCCATGACCAGACGTGGAGCTTACGCTGCTATCTCTTACATGTCTTGCGCAG TGCTATTGGTTATATTCAACAAAGCAGCTCTTTCTTCGTATAGCTTCCCCTGTGCAAATGTCATAACTCTCTTTCAG ATGATATGTTCATGTTGTTTTCTCTATGCTTTAAGACGCTGGAGATTAATTTCATTCACGGTCGGTGAATCCTTGACAGCTCCTGATAATGGGATGACTCTTGTGCCATTAAAGACCGTGAGGCATACCCTTCCTCTTTCAGGAGCCTATTTGCTTTACATG CTAGCCACCATGGAGTCCGTGCGTGGAGTAAATGTTCCCATGTATACCACCCTCAGGCGCACAACAGTGGTATTTACTATGATAATGGAGTATGTTTTGGCAGGGCAACGATACACATCTCCTATTGTTGGAAG TGTTGGATTGATCGTTCTTGGTGCATTTATTGCTGGAGCTCGGGACTTATCATTTGATGCCTATGGCTATTCTATTGTTTTCTTATCAAACATCACAACTGCAATATATCTTGCAACCATAGCTCGTATTG GAAAATCCAGTGGACTTAACAGCTTTGGCCTGATGTGGTGCAATG GAATTGTATGTGGACCAATTTTGCTGCTGTGGACATTTATTCAGGGTGATCTGAAGATGACTGTCAATTTTCCTTTTCTGCTCTCGCCTGGTTTTATG GGtgtattgttttgttcttgcataCTTGCTTTCTTCTTGAACTACAGTATATTTCTTAATACAACGCTCAATTCAGCACTCACGCAGACAATTTGTGGTAATTTGAAG GATTTGTTTACCATTGGTCTTGGCTGGATGATTTTTGGTGGACTTCCATTTGATCTT TTTAACGTTATTGGTCAATTCCTCGGCTTTTTTGGATCCGGACTGTATGCATACTATAAGCTCATAGGGAAGTAA